Proteins encoded together in one Rhizobacter sp. J219 window:
- a CDS encoding pectate lyase, which yields MSSLAPAALTACGGGEDEAQATVAEGERAEALQAGTTPPPPATGTRAAALDAMKRAAKFMNETVSYRGGYVWQYLPDFSTVWGEMEAKRTMCWIQPPGTPTAGHAFLDAYHATGSEYFYEAAHRTARALVEAQHPAGGWNYIYDFAGERSLRQWYTTIGANGWRLEEFQHYYGNATFDDAGTAVSSQFLLRMYLEKRDPRFLVPVLKAIGFVLAAQFKGGVADGGWPQRWPVNPNAISSMPLPNPEQLPAGAQQGMEDGDYTTMVTFNDDVAGENIKFLLMCVVGLGATHLVPYIHRAMECLRRLQQPGPQAGWGLQHLATDRGGRPAGAPAGARSYEPRSLATHTTQTNVQQLFNYFRLTGDRKYLARVPEALAWLETCRLTPQQIADNPLLGGGRTHPTFIELGTNQGRFVHRYGSNIWNGAYYFSSDHRATPSHYSAGRNINIAGMRATYEQLNAMTDAQVADLVARSPLHNKKARALPKYFSIREVDFADLYVGAVMTTPSVTEAQAQAVVDDLGSKNHWLTRLPQVTNPYKGNGPSTPHLGNEYMSKHVGDVYDTSPYDAADPPRIDPYVVREQPLGISTANWVANMGRLISYVSPVTATP from the coding sequence ATGTCCAGCCTGGCCCCGGCGGCGCTGACCGCCTGTGGCGGGGGCGAGGACGAGGCGCAGGCGACGGTGGCCGAGGGCGAACGTGCCGAGGCCCTGCAGGCCGGCACGACGCCGCCGCCGCCGGCCACCGGCACGCGGGCAGCCGCGCTCGACGCGATGAAACGCGCCGCGAAGTTCATGAATGAGACCGTGTCGTACCGCGGCGGCTACGTGTGGCAGTACCTGCCCGACTTCTCGACCGTCTGGGGCGAGATGGAGGCCAAGCGCACCATGTGCTGGATCCAGCCGCCCGGCACGCCGACCGCCGGCCACGCCTTCCTCGACGCGTATCACGCGACCGGCTCGGAATACTTTTACGAGGCCGCGCACCGCACCGCGCGGGCCCTCGTCGAGGCCCAGCACCCGGCCGGGGGCTGGAACTACATCTACGACTTCGCAGGCGAACGCTCGCTGCGCCAGTGGTACACGACCATCGGCGCCAACGGCTGGCGGCTCGAGGAGTTCCAGCACTACTACGGCAACGCAACCTTCGACGACGCGGGCACGGCGGTGTCGTCGCAGTTCCTGCTGCGCATGTACCTCGAGAAACGCGACCCGCGCTTCCTCGTGCCGGTGCTGAAGGCGATCGGCTTCGTGCTGGCGGCGCAGTTCAAGGGCGGCGTGGCCGATGGCGGCTGGCCGCAGCGCTGGCCGGTGAACCCGAACGCGATCTCGTCGATGCCGCTGCCCAACCCCGAGCAGCTGCCCGCCGGGGCCCAGCAGGGCATGGAAGACGGCGACTACACCACGATGGTCACCTTCAACGACGACGTGGCCGGCGAGAACATCAAGTTCCTGCTGATGTGCGTGGTGGGCCTGGGCGCGACGCACCTCGTGCCCTACATCCACCGCGCGATGGAGTGCTTGCGCCGCCTGCAGCAGCCCGGCCCGCAGGCCGGCTGGGGCCTGCAGCACCTGGCCACCGACCGAGGCGGCCGCCCCGCCGGCGCGCCCGCCGGTGCGCGCAGCTACGAGCCGCGCTCGCTGGCCACGCACACCACGCAGACCAACGTGCAGCAGCTCTTCAACTACTTCCGCCTCACCGGCGACCGCAAGTACCTGGCGCGGGTGCCGGAGGCGCTGGCGTGGTTGGAGACCTGCCGCCTGACGCCGCAGCAGATTGCCGACAACCCGCTGCTGGGCGGTGGCCGCACGCACCCGACCTTCATCGAACTCGGCACCAACCAGGGCCGCTTCGTGCACCGCTACGGCTCCAACATCTGGAACGGCGCCTACTACTTCAGCAGCGACCACCGCGCGACGCCGAGCCACTACTCGGCCGGCCGCAACATCAACATCGCCGGCATGCGCGCCACCTACGAGCAGCTGAACGCGATGACCGATGCGCAGGTGGCCGACCTGGTGGCGCGTTCGCCACTGCACAACAAAAAGGCGCGTGCGTTGCCGAAGTACTTCTCGATCCGCGAGGTCGACTTCGCCGACCTCTACGTGGGCGCGGTGATGACCACGCCGAGCGTGACCGAAGCGCAGGCGCAGGCGGTGGTCGACGACCTCGGCAGCAAGAACCACTGGCTCACGCGGCTGCCGCAGGTCACCAACCCGTACAAGGGCAACGGCCCTTCGACGCCGCACCTGGGCAACGAGTACATGAGCAAGCACGTGGGCGACGTGTACGACACCTCGCCCTACGACGCGGCCGACCCGCCGCGCATCGACCCCTACGTGGTGAGGGAGCAGCCGCTGGGCATCTCCACCGCCAACTGGGTGGCGAACATGGGGCGGCTGATCTCGTATGTGTCGCCGGTGACCGCGACACCGTGA